One part of the Candidatus Bathyarchaeota archaeon genome encodes these proteins:
- a CDS encoding 4Fe-4S binding protein gives MVTENSPYIVVPLFALIVAVGIILILKLSKDKTRKISTLRLFIQIAAVFAVFMGLLVGPFNVEIFAPLGPSPRDNLLGADILGNQFPDGISVPFLACYYPNGRTVTCAIWQLQAYIFPFWDYPRGYQVNYSTSGLEKLAIVVGMLVAACIVLGRSFCGWLCPFGLYQDLLTRVRKATRLKHLNVSGKTNKKLIQSSFIIIAVLLLLSVIFGSYAIFGTEIVPGTIPGGPEGTEAGIVSNINEPFCLICPARPLCIAVECAIGAMDWSYVSQIVYGPFWISGFYLTSINVTVLIIVTILAIAYRRAWCRICPMGGLGALFSAFKPFRYIALTKLEKNEKKCTKCGVCKRVCPTQATDMYEKKGGDVTEARCILCARCVEICPYEDALKITFAGKTLAKSRNWLEKGTSSTAKLND, from the coding sequence ATGGTGACTGAAAACTCACCCTACATAGTTGTCCCATTGTTTGCCTTAATCGTCGCCGTCGGAATCATCTTAATCCTCAAGTTATCCAAAGACAAAACCCGAAAAATCAGTACCCTAAGACTCTTCATCCAAATTGCAGCAGTCTTTGCCGTATTCATGGGTTTACTCGTCGGGCCGTTCAACGTGGAAATTTTTGCGCCTCTGGGTCCTTCTCCACGCGACAACTTGCTGGGCGCTGATATCTTGGGCAACCAGTTCCCCGACGGCATCTCTGTGCCTTTTCTGGCATGCTATTACCCGAATGGTCGCACTGTAACCTGCGCTATCTGGCAGCTTCAAGCCTACATATTCCCCTTTTGGGATTATCCACGGGGGTACCAAGTTAACTATTCCACCTCTGGGCTTGAGAAACTGGCCATAGTTGTCGGTATGTTAGTTGCGGCTTGCATAGTTCTGGGGCGTTCTTTCTGTGGGTGGCTGTGCCCGTTTGGGCTCTACCAAGACCTCCTAACACGGGTGCGCAAAGCAACACGCCTCAAGCACCTAAATGTATCCGGCAAAACCAACAAGAAGTTGATTCAGTCAAGCTTCATAATAATCGCCGTCCTGTTGCTGCTTAGCGTAATCTTTGGTTCCTACGCCATTTTCGGCACAGAAATCGTGCCAGGAACCATACCTGGTGGGCCTGAAGGAACCGAAGCAGGCATAGTAAGCAACATCAACGAACCTTTCTGTCTAATTTGCCCCGCGCGTCCTCTGTGTATCGCGGTTGAGTGCGCCATCGGAGCCATGGATTGGTCTTATGTTTCTCAGATAGTGTATGGGCCATTCTGGATAAGCGGTTTCTACTTAACCTCAATAAACGTAACTGTACTCATCATCGTCACGATTTTAGCTATCGCGTATCGTCGAGCGTGGTGCCGAATTTGCCCGATGGGCGGCTTAGGCGCATTGTTCAGTGCGTTCAAACCATTTCGTTACATCGCGTTGACCAAGTTAGAGAAGAACGAGAAGAAATGCACCAAATGCGGCGTTTGCAAACGTGTCTGCCCAACGCAGGCCACTGACATGTACGAGAAGAAAGGTGGAGACGTAACTGAAGCTCGATGTATTCTCTGTGCTCGATGTGTTGAAATCTGTCCCTATGAAGATGCGTTAAAAATTACTTTTGCAGGTAAAACTTTGGCTAAGTCACGTAACTGGCTGGAGAAGGGCACTTCGTCAACTGCTAAACTCAATGATTAA
- the rpl12p gene encoding 50S ribosomal protein P1 — MENIYAAMLLHKAGKPIDEASVTKVLEAAGLTVDAVQVKALVASLSEVNIDEAIKAAPAMMAAAPVAAPAGGEAKPAAAPAEDKKKKAEEEKAKEEAALEGLGALFG; from the coding sequence ATGGAAAACATTTACGCAGCAATGCTCCTTCACAAGGCAGGAAAACCAATCGACGAAGCTTCAGTAACAAAAGTTCTCGAAGCAGCAGGCTTAACAGTCGACGCAGTCCAAGTTAAAGCACTAGTAGCTTCACTCAGCGAAGTAAACATCGATGAAGCAATCAAAGCAGCACCAGCCATGATGGCAGCCGCGCCAGTCGCAGCTCCAGCAGGCGGAGAAGCAAAGCCAGCAGCAGCCCCAGCAGAAGACAAGAAGAAGAAAGCTGAAGAAGAAAAAGCCAAGGAAGAAGCAGCACTAGAAGGATTAGGCGCCCTATTCGGGTAA
- a CDS encoding PAS domain S-box protein: MPTTETAQIAAENQKTPFKDSKNINQHSSTPNSTNNNEHNKNAQKALISAEKRYRRLYQTTKDGIMARDLEGKMIDCNQAYAKMLGYSKSELKNLSIKQLLPKKYHEQREKIVNKVLKTGRSIVFEREYRRKDGSVFPASVRTWRLTDGKGNVVGIWSIVRDISAQKRLQKSLEKHAGNLEKIVEERTKQLKEKERLAAIGQTAAMVGHDLRNPLQTLLGELYLAKSEVEELSDEEAKLNLKESFRIIEDQIAYMDKIVSDLQAFVQPVKIEKKTVELHALLNSVLATVTIPPNVSVQIKNHNAAPTLLADPQLLKRVLVNLVTNAVQAMPNGGVLTVSAKINASGQVSISVKDTGVGIAEKIKSHIFTPLFTTKPRGQGFGLAVCKRVIEAHGGSICFESQEGKGSTFTIKFPAR, translated from the coding sequence TTGCCTACTACCGAAACTGCCCAAATCGCAGCGGAAAATCAGAAAACCCCATTTAAAGATTCTAAAAACATCAATCAACATAGCAGTACCCCCAACTCTACAAACAACAATGAACATAATAAAAACGCCCAAAAAGCCCTAATTTCTGCAGAAAAACGTTACCGAAGACTATACCAAACCACCAAAGACGGCATAATGGCCCGTGACTTAGAGGGAAAGATGATCGACTGCAACCAAGCCTACGCAAAAATGTTGGGGTACAGCAAAAGTGAACTAAAAAACCTAAGCATAAAGCAGCTGCTGCCAAAAAAATATCACGAGCAAAGAGAAAAAATAGTAAACAAAGTCCTCAAAACTGGTCGTTCTATCGTTTTTGAGAGGGAGTACAGGCGCAAGGATGGCTCTGTTTTTCCCGCGTCGGTGCGGACTTGGCGTTTAACCGATGGCAAAGGTAACGTTGTCGGCATCTGGTCCATCGTGCGTGACATCAGCGCTCAGAAGCGTCTGCAAAAGAGTTTAGAGAAGCACGCGGGGAATCTGGAGAAAATCGTGGAAGAAAGAACCAAGCAGCTCAAAGAGAAAGAGCGGTTAGCGGCGATTGGGCAAACAGCCGCCATGGTTGGACATGACTTGCGTAATCCTCTGCAAACGTTGCTGGGTGAATTGTATCTGGCAAAGTCTGAGGTCGAAGAATTATCTGACGAAGAGGCTAAACTCAATTTGAAAGAGAGTTTCAGGATAATTGAAGACCAAATTGCCTACATGGATAAAATCGTCAGTGACCTGCAAGCATTTGTGCAACCTGTAAAAATCGAAAAGAAAACCGTCGAGTTGCACGCACTCCTAAACAGCGTGTTGGCAACCGTTACCATTCCACCTAACGTTTCCGTCCAAATCAAAAATCATAACGCCGCGCCAACCCTATTGGCTGACCCTCAACTGTTAAAGCGGGTTTTAGTTAACTTGGTTACCAATGCTGTGCAGGCTATGCCCAACGGTGGCGTCCTAACTGTTTCAGCGAAAATTAACGCTTCAGGTCAGGTGTCTATTTCAGTGAAGGACACAGGAGTGGGAATAGCTGAAAAGATAAAAAGCCACATTTTCACACCGCTTTTCACCACAAAACCCCGCGGTCAAGGCTTCGGTTTAGCTGTCTGTAAACGTGTCATCGAAGCACATGGCGGAAGCATATGTTTTGAAAGTCAAGAGGGAAAAGGATCAACTTTTACGATAAAGTTTCCTGCTCGGTAG
- a CDS encoding class I SAM-dependent methyltransferase has protein sequence MTSIDLGCGNNKISKFFVGIDNHPGAQADVTCDMTNLSMYKDSSVTVVTSRRAIQHVEDDVQVFREINRILTPDGVAIIEVASTLNAVVSKTFNRLKIKKYRYTVFHTYSKSTIKKRVKEGGLQIVTYAKAPTKLPFYNHVIIAMKGESGENKNTT, from the coding sequence ATGACTTCAATCGACTTAGGTTGCGGAAACAACAAAATTTCCAAATTTTTTGTAGGGATAGATAATCATCCTGGAGCGCAAGCCGACGTAACATGTGACATGACAAACTTGAGTATGTACAAGGATTCGTCTGTTACGGTGGTTACTTCGAGGCGTGCAATACAGCATGTTGAGGATGATGTGCAGGTTTTTAGAGAAATTAACAGAATCTTAACTCCAGATGGAGTAGCCATAATTGAAGTAGCAAGCACACTAAATGCGGTTGTCAGTAAAACATTTAACCGCTTAAAAATCAAGAAATACCGCTATACAGTTTTCCACACCTATTCAAAATCAACTATTAAAAAAAGAGTCAAAGAGGGCGGCTTACAAATAGTCACATACGCGAAAGCGCCAACGAAGCTACCGTTTTATAATCATGTAATCATAGCTATGAAAGGCGAATCGGGCGAAAACAAAAACACAACCTAA